Proteins co-encoded in one Medicago truncatula cultivar Jemalong A17 chromosome 8, MtrunA17r5.0-ANR, whole genome shotgun sequence genomic window:
- the LOC25500227 gene encoding septin and tuftelin-interacting protein 1 homolog 1 — translation MDMDEDQEMENFGTEKDFEGGQWVNGEFYFRKRREKARTQTKDDVLYGVFGDSEDDDDDGYSSKKRRKDFGRKQDLTKPVNFISTGNFMPDKDNVDEDLKEQDDGEDRPGFGLGFGSASVSGSGLGFNSGRGVNGSDRNDDESDENDNRDDKFLPTAFGKKIKEGAMKREKERLEEKKKKKGKKPGMGLGQEGSVDVGKFESHTKGIGMKLLEKMGYKGGGLGKNEQGILNPIEAKLRAKNSGLGFNESKGTTMPLPALQTEKKTEPGVVQPTVGRTRSWLKRPKKKNKEEEKYVTAEELLASKQEEESEVVQKIYDMRGPQVRVLTNLSDLNAEEKAKENDVPMPELQHNVGLIVQIAEAYIQEIDKDLRKERDIALSLKKEKEKLEAEAAFQKMQLDNYEKIMSVLDSVGEENTLGTLTLDSLAQCFMDMHKRYAEDYKLCNLSCIACSYALPLFIRMFQGWDPLRNPSHGLELVSRWKALLQGDDCFDIWDMSSPYTQLVSEVVLPAVRISGINTWHARDPEPMLRFLESWEKLLPSSVLATILDNIVMPKLSSAVGTWEPHLETIPIHTWVHPWLPLLGHKLEVIYQTIRFKLSTVLGAWHPSDGSAYAILSPWKTVFDSDSWQQLMHRFIVPKLKAVLQDDFQVNPASQNLDQFYWVMNWASAIPIHLMVDTMEIFFAKWLTVLYRWLCSNPNFDEVTKWYLGWKELIPKELLANESIRYKLNCGLDMMNQAVEGMEVVQPGLKEKISYIRVSEQRKFETQQKAAASAQQQAAASMAGGADGVNEMSVKDLIEAYARDNGLLFKPKSGRTHNGHQIYGFGNVSIIIDSLNQKVYAQNEETWSLETLERLLELHNKSLSKRR, via the coding sequence ATGGATATGGATGAGGATCAAGAGATGGAGAATTTCGGAACGGAGAAAGATTTCGAAGGTGGTCAATGGGTTAATGGTGAATTCTACTTTCGAAAGCGCCGAGAGAAAGCTCGAACTCAAACCAAAGACGATGTTCTATATGGAGTTTTTGGTGATTCCGAAGATGACGATGATGATGGGTATTCTAGTAAAAAGCGAAGAAAAGATTTTGGAAGGAAACAGGATCTCACTAAACCAGTGAATTTCATTTCAACTGGAAATTTTATGCCGGATAAGGATAATGTTGATGAGGATTTGAAAGAGCAGGATGATGGTGAAGATAGGCCTGGTTTTGGGTTAGGTTTTGGGTCGGCTAGTGTATCGGGGTCTGGTCTAGGATTTAATTCTGGTCGTGGTGTGAATGGTTCAGATAGGAATGATGATGAATCTGATGAGAATGATAATCGGGATGATAAATTTTTGCCTACTGCGTTTGGGAAGAAGATTAAGGAGGGAGCCATGAAGAGGGAGAAGGAGAGAttggaggagaagaagaagaagaaggggaAGAAGCCGGGGATGGGTTTAGGTCAGGAGGGGTCTGTGGATGTTGGGAAATTCGAGAGTCATACAAAGGGAATTGGAATGAAGCTGCTTGAGAAGATGGGTTATAAAGGGGGTGGTCTTGGGAAGAATGAGCAGGGTATTTTAAATCCTATTGAAGCGAAGTTGAGGGCTAAAAATTCTGGTCTTGGATTTAACGAATCGAAGGGAACCACAATGCCGTTGCCTGCTTTGCAGACGGAGAAGAAGACTGAACCGGGAGTTGTGCAGCCTACAGTTGGAAGAACACGTTCGTGGTTAAAGCGGccgaagaagaagaataaagaagagGAAAAGTATGTAACTGCTGAGGAGTTGTTGGCTAGCAAGCAAGAAGAAGAATCAGAGGTTGTTCAGAAGATTTATGATATGAGGGGGCCGCAGGTACGAGTTTTAACAAATTTGTCTGATTTGAATGCCGAGGAGAAAGCAAAGGAAAATGATGTCCCAATGCCTGAGCTTCAGCATAACGTAGGACTAATAGTTCAGATTGCTGAAGCTTACATCCAAGAAATTGATAAAGATTTGAGGAAAGAGAGGGATATAGCACTTagcttgaaaaaagaaaaggagaagttGGAAGCTGAGGCAGCGTTTCAAAAGATGCAGCTCGATAATTATGAAAAGATAATGAGTGTGCTGGACAGCGTTGGAGAAGAGAACACCTTAGGAACATTAACATTGGATTCCCTTGCTCAATGCTTTATGGACATGCACAAAAGATATGCTGAGGATTATAAGCTGTGTAATTTGTCATGCATTGCTTGCTCATATGCTTTGCCTTTGTTTATCAGAATGTTCCAAGGATGGGATCCTCTTCGAAATCCATCTCATGGTTTGGAGTTGGTATCACGGTGGAAGGCATTGCTTCAAGGAGATGATTGTTTTGATATATGGGACATGTCATCACCTTATACTCAATTGGTTTCAGAGGTTGTATTGCCAGCTGTTAGAATATCTGGTATCAATACCTGGCATGCACGGGATCCTGAACCAATGCTACGGTTTTTGGAGTCGTGGGAAAAATTGCTTCCTTCTTCAGTTCTTGCTACTATATTAGACAACATAGTCATGCCAAAACTATCAAGTGCAGTAGGTACTTGGGAACCACATCTTGAGACCATTCCTATCCACACATGGGTGCATCCATGGCTACCCCTGCTAGGGCACAAGCTGGAGGTTATCTACCAGACAATTCGTTTCAAATTGAGTACTGTTCTTGGTGCATGGCACCCAAGTGATGGTTCTGCATATGCTATATTGTCCCCTTGGAAGACTGTATTTGATTCTGATAGCTGGCAACAACTTATGCACCGTTTTATCGTACCAAAGCTGAAGGCTGTCTTGCAAGATGACTTCCAAGTGAATCCGGCAAGTCAGAATCTTGATCAATTTTATTGGGTTATGAACTGGGCTTCTGCTATTCCAATTCATCTGATGGTTGACACGATGGAGATCTTCTTTGCCAAGTGGCTTACGGTTTTGTATCGTTGGTTGTGCTCAAATCCTAACTTTGATGAAGTTACAAAATGGTATTTGGGCTGGAAAGAACTTATTCCGAAAGAACTTTTGGCAAATGAAAGTATTCGATACAAGCTCAACTGTGGTCTTGATATGATGAACCAGGCCGTTGAAGGTATGGAGGTTGTGCAACCTGGTTTGAAGGAGAAGATAAGCTATATCAGGGTAAGTGAGCAAAGGAAATTTGAGACTCAGCAGAAAGCAGCAGCCTCTGCTCAACAACAAGCTGCTGCAAGCATGGCTGGTGGCGCAGATGGTGTGAATGAAATGAGCGTGAAAGATCTTATTGAGGCTTATGCTCGGGATAATGGTTTACTGTTCAAACCTAAATCTGGTAGAACGCACAACGGTCATCAAATATATGGGTTTGGCAATGTCAGCATAATAATCGACTCTCTAAATCAAAAGGTCTATGCCCAAAATGAGGAGACATGGTCTTTAGAAACTCTTGAACGATTGCTAGAGTTACATAATAAATCCCTTAGTAAAAGACGCTGA
- the LOC25500229 gene encoding uncharacterized protein, with the protein MRVQMQLFHLQPWDNFQCNSAVPYTKKKTQGSRIKGNKSHLKAMSENNHEITVKSDRSDCSCVQSVESLVMWTLPYDLKKLKPWLRDYMSGLCYEGYLHIQHIMEEEHEHISKRILWRPKMVSPMELDELRAIFL; encoded by the exons ATGCGAGTTCAGATGCAGCTGTTCCACTTGCAACCATGGGACAATTTTCAAT GTAACAGTGCAGTGCCTTACACCAAGAAAAAAACCCAG GGATCAAGAATCAAGGGAAACAAATCTCATTTAAAGGCTATGAGTGAAAATAATCACGAAATTACTGTCAAGTCAGATAGGTCTGATTGTTCATGTGTACAGAGTGTTGAATCTTTGGTGATGTGGACTCTACCTTATGACCTGAAGAAGTTGAAACCATG GCTGCGAGATTATATGAGTGGGTTGTGTTATGAGGGCTACTTACATATCCAG caCATCATGGAAGAAGAACATGAGCACATTAGTAAAAGAATTCTCTGGCGGCCAAAAATGGTATCACCGATGGAGCTAGATGAACTAAGAGCAATTTTCCTTTAG
- the LOC25500228 gene encoding uncharacterized protein isoform X1 gives MSSVKSPSRGLNNDEIQGQGSEFLGRHNLEKQLAQSNFKSNDALNHAQDLDTMELFSQARGQEEEILSLREQIAVSCMKELQLVNEKCKLEREFSELRMAIDDKQNEAITSASNDLARRKGYLEENLKLAHDLKVAEDERYIFMSSMLGLLAEYGLWPRVMNASSVSNYVKHLHDQIQWRIRNSHDRIGELTSGQESHADNGNHVVESPGSANLTNHIHNEFMFQHNIPQQNPIGNEQNHQPMSNMTGYMNPGVSGDVNGAFKRVNYQEISNAADRDLSSFQHGLIDQIGMQERTGERQFVNGNINLYQPSHEHDETASSVSEDGPGIENFQICGDAIPGEKLLGCGYPVRRTSLCMFQWVRHLQDGTRQYIEGATNPEYVVTADDVDKLIAVECIPMDDKGRQGELVRLFANDQHKIKCDPEMQHEIDTYLSKGEAIFSVLLLMDSAENWEQATLFLRRSGYQIKISGTEAAVVSEKFSKDLSIKVPCGLSSQFVLTCSDGSSHPLSTFSVRTRDTLVLTMRLFQSKVLDDKRKGRA, from the exons ATGTCTTCTGTTAAAAGCCCTTCGCGCGGGCTTAACAACGATGAGATTCAGGGTCAAGGCTCAGAATTTCTAGGCAG GCACAATCTTGAAAAACAACTGGCTCAAAGCAATTTCAAAAGCAATGATGCACTTAATCACGCTCAGGACCTAGACACTAtg GAACTTTTTTCACAAGCAAGGGGGCAAGAAGAGGAGATCCTCTCCCTTCGTGAACAGATTGCTGTTTCTTGTATGAAG GAGTTGCAGCTAGTGAATGAGAAATGCAAACTAGAGAGGGAATTTTCGGAACTAAGAATG GCAATCGATGACAAGCAAAATGAAGCCATCACATCTGCCTCTAACGATCTGGCTCGAAGGAAAGGTTATCTAgaagaaaatttaaaacttGCCCATGATTTGAAA GTTGCAGAGGACGAGCGATATATCTTCATGTCATCTATGCTAGGATTGCTGGCAGAATATGGTTTGTGGCCTCGTGTTATGAATGCCTCTTCAGTATCCAACTATGTAAAG CATTTACATGATCAAATACAATGGAGGATTCGGAATTCACAT GATAGAATTGGAGAGTTAACTTCTGGGCAAGAAAGTCATGCAGATAATGGTAACCATGTTGTCGAAAGTCCTGGTTCCGCCAATTTGACAAATCacattcataatgaattcatg TTTCAGCATAACATTCCCCAGCAAAATCCTATTGGCAATGAACAAAATCACCAACCAATGAGCAATATGACAGGATATATGAACCCAGGTGTTAGTGGTGATGTAAACGGAGCATTCAAAAGGGTCAACTATCAGGAGATTTCTAATGCTGCTGATAG AGACCTATCTTCCTTCCAACATGGTTTAATTGATCAAATTGGCATGCAAGAGAGAACTGGTGAAAGACAATTTGTAAATGGCAATATCAACTTGTATCAACCTTCACATGAGCATGATGAGACTGCTTCCTCTGTTTCTGAGG ATGGCCCTGGCATTGAGAATTTTCAAATCTGCGGTGATGCTATTCCTGGAGAAAAACTTCTGGGATGTGGATATCCTGTCCGTCGAACTTCTCTTTGTATGTTTCAG TGGGTTCGGCATCTTCAGGATGGCACTAGGCAGTACATTGAAG GAGCCACAAATCCAGAGTATGTAGTTACAGCCGATGATGTCGATAAACTGATAGCAGTTGAGTGTATTCCAATGGACGATAAAGGCCGTCag GGGGAGCTAGTGAGGCTTTTTGCGAATGACCagcacaaaataaaatgtg ACCCAGAAATGCAGCATGAGATTGACACATACTTGTCTAAAGGAGAAGCAATCTTCAGTGTTCTACTTCTG ATGGATTCTGCTGAAAATTGGGAACAAGCAACTCTATTCTTAAGACGATCTGGATACCAAATTAAGATAAGTGGTACTGAAGCTGCGGTAGTTTCTGAGAAATTCTCAAAGGACTTATCG ATTAAAGTTCCATGTGGTCTCTCGTCACAATTTGTGTTAACATGCTCGGATGGATCTTCTCATCCTCTAAGCACATTTAGCGTCCG AACGCGAGACACACTTGTGTTAACCATGCGACTCTTCCAGAGTAAG GTGTTGGATGACAAAAGGAAAGGGAGAGCATGA
- the LOC25500228 gene encoding uncharacterized protein isoform X2 produces the protein MSSVKSPSRGLNNDEIQGQGSEFLGRHNLEKQLAQSNFKSNDALNHAQDLDTMELFSQARGQEEEILSLREQIAVSCMKELQLVNEKCKLEREFSELRMAIDDKQNEAITSASNDLARRKGYLEENLKLAHDLKVAEDERYIFMSSMLGLLAEYGLWPRVMNASSVSNYVKHLHDQIQWRIRNSHDRIGELTSGQESHADNGNHVVESPGSANLTNHIHNEFMFQHNIPQQNPIGNEQNHQPMSNMTGYMNPGVSGDVNGAFKRVNYQEISNAADRDLSSFQHGLIDQIGMQERTGERQFVNGNINLYQPSHEHDETASSVSEDGPGIENFQICGDAIPGEKLLGCGYPVRRTSLCMFQWVRHLQDGTRQYIEGATNPEYVVTADDVDKLIAVECIPMDDKGRQGELVRLFANDQHKIKCDPEMQHEIDTYLSKGEAIFSVLLLDRYCSLHILGFDAWRNLKNCYS, from the exons ATGTCTTCTGTTAAAAGCCCTTCGCGCGGGCTTAACAACGATGAGATTCAGGGTCAAGGCTCAGAATTTCTAGGCAG GCACAATCTTGAAAAACAACTGGCTCAAAGCAATTTCAAAAGCAATGATGCACTTAATCACGCTCAGGACCTAGACACTAtg GAACTTTTTTCACAAGCAAGGGGGCAAGAAGAGGAGATCCTCTCCCTTCGTGAACAGATTGCTGTTTCTTGTATGAAG GAGTTGCAGCTAGTGAATGAGAAATGCAAACTAGAGAGGGAATTTTCGGAACTAAGAATG GCAATCGATGACAAGCAAAATGAAGCCATCACATCTGCCTCTAACGATCTGGCTCGAAGGAAAGGTTATCTAgaagaaaatttaaaacttGCCCATGATTTGAAA GTTGCAGAGGACGAGCGATATATCTTCATGTCATCTATGCTAGGATTGCTGGCAGAATATGGTTTGTGGCCTCGTGTTATGAATGCCTCTTCAGTATCCAACTATGTAAAG CATTTACATGATCAAATACAATGGAGGATTCGGAATTCACAT GATAGAATTGGAGAGTTAACTTCTGGGCAAGAAAGTCATGCAGATAATGGTAACCATGTTGTCGAAAGTCCTGGTTCCGCCAATTTGACAAATCacattcataatgaattcatg TTTCAGCATAACATTCCCCAGCAAAATCCTATTGGCAATGAACAAAATCACCAACCAATGAGCAATATGACAGGATATATGAACCCAGGTGTTAGTGGTGATGTAAACGGAGCATTCAAAAGGGTCAACTATCAGGAGATTTCTAATGCTGCTGATAG AGACCTATCTTCCTTCCAACATGGTTTAATTGATCAAATTGGCATGCAAGAGAGAACTGGTGAAAGACAATTTGTAAATGGCAATATCAACTTGTATCAACCTTCACATGAGCATGATGAGACTGCTTCCTCTGTTTCTGAGG ATGGCCCTGGCATTGAGAATTTTCAAATCTGCGGTGATGCTATTCCTGGAGAAAAACTTCTGGGATGTGGATATCCTGTCCGTCGAACTTCTCTTTGTATGTTTCAG TGGGTTCGGCATCTTCAGGATGGCACTAGGCAGTACATTGAAG GAGCCACAAATCCAGAGTATGTAGTTACAGCCGATGATGTCGATAAACTGATAGCAGTTGAGTGTATTCCAATGGACGATAAAGGCCGTCag GGGGAGCTAGTGAGGCTTTTTGCGAATGACCagcacaaaataaaatgtg ACCCAGAAATGCAGCATGAGATTGACACATACTTGTCTAAAGGAGAAGCAATCTTCAGTGTTCTACTTCTG GACAGGTATTGTTCCCTACACATCTTAGG CTTTGATGCATGGAGGAATCTTAAAAATTGTTATTCATAG
- the LOC25500226 gene encoding ethylene-responsive transcription factor CRF6 has protein sequence MEEKIIEHKSVTTKLVKSSFMSSLPKSVTISFTDNYATDSSTEDEEQHVITTRKIVNEVRFQQCSTLSNKNNKKRQEETKNKNAVVVCLEQNNENPRQINDVVHQKFRGVRRRRWGRFAAEIRDPRLGRRRWLGTYDTAEEAALVYDRAAIDCRGADAVTNIIKPPQKKRSVKDEFVCDRNGYFGDNVSVEDCNGSSSYSQESVSEIWSERMNDQEWIKEITGEEYLDDGFTFVDESYGSCSYYEPVLPTMVSNESDCIVDTIPFHLEEDFESCEWEVNNYFNESLEF, from the coding sequence ATGGAGGAAAAAATCATAGAACACAAAAGTGTTACAACAAAGCTTGTAAAGTCTAGTTTCATGTCTTCTCTGCCAAAAAGTGTTACAATCTCATTTACTGATAACTATGCCACTGACTCTTCAACTGAAGATGAAGAACAACATGTGATAACAACAAGGAAAATAGTGAACGAGGTAAGATTTCAACAATGTTCCACTCTTTctaacaagaacaacaaaaaaagacaAGAAGAGACAAAAAACAAGAAtgctgttgttgtttgtttggaaCAAAACAATGAGAACCCTAGACAAATAAATGATGTTGTTCATCAAAAGTTTCGCGGCGTTCGACGACGACGATGGGGGAGATTTGCTGCTGAGATTCGTGATCCAAGGCTTGGTAGGAGAAGGTGGTTAGGGACATATGATACCGCTGAAGAAGCTGCTTTGGTTTATGATAGAGCTGCAATTGATTGTAGAGGTGCTGATGCTGTTACAAATATCATCAAACCACCACAGAAGAAAAGATCAGTGAAAGATGAATTTGTTTGTGACAGAAATGGATATTTTGGTGATAATGTGTCTGTTGAGGATTGTAATGGTAGTTCATCTTATTCTCAAGAATCTGTGAGTGAAATTTGGAGTGAAAGGATGAATGATCAAGAATGGATAAAAGAGATAACTGGAGAGGAATATTTGGATGATGGTTTTACATTTGTTGATGAATCATATGGTTCTTGTTCTTATTATGAACCTGTTCTTCCTACAATGGTTTCTAATGAGAGTGATTGCATTGTTGATACTATTCCTTTTCATCTTGAGGAGGATTTTGAATCATGTGAATGGGAGGTTAATAATTACTTCAATGAATCTTTGGAGTTTTGA